One part of the Sphingopyxis sp. PAMC25046 genome encodes these proteins:
- a CDS encoding type III pantothenate kinase, which produces MLLAIDVGNTNAKFALFRGTELLARWRIATDDRRTADEYMVWLDQLMRIEGHDRAEVDAVIISTVVPRALHNLQLLAHKYFGVDALVAGRDPVSWGIALRVDEPQSVGADRAVNAISAQAVEPGKDKLVISFGTATTLDHIGPDGAYLGGIIAPGVNLSLEALVAAAAKLPRIAIEAPATDSVIGRTTESQMLIGVYWGYVAMMEGLIARMKTEVGKPLTVVATGGLATLFQEQAHLFDRIEPDLTLNGLMHLYHQRKPTI; this is translated from the coding sequence GTGCTTCTGGCGATCGACGTCGGCAACACCAACGCCAAATTCGCGCTGTTTCGCGGCACCGAACTCCTCGCGCGCTGGCGGATCGCGACCGACGACCGGCGGACGGCCGACGAATATATGGTGTGGCTCGACCAACTCATGCGCATCGAGGGGCACGACCGTGCCGAGGTGGACGCCGTCATCATTTCGACCGTCGTGCCGCGCGCGCTCCATAACCTCCAGCTGCTCGCGCATAAATATTTCGGGGTCGATGCGCTCGTCGCGGGGCGCGATCCGGTGAGCTGGGGCATCGCGCTCAGGGTCGACGAGCCGCAATCGGTGGGCGCCGACCGCGCGGTCAACGCGATCTCGGCGCAGGCGGTCGAACCCGGCAAGGACAAGCTGGTCATCAGCTTCGGCACCGCGACGACGCTCGACCATATCGGCCCCGACGGCGCCTATCTCGGCGGCATCATTGCGCCCGGCGTCAATCTGTCGCTCGAGGCACTCGTCGCGGCGGCGGCGAAACTGCCGCGTATCGCGATCGAGGCGCCGGCGACGGACAGCGTTATCGGGCGGACCACCGAAAGCCAGATGCTGATCGGCGTCTATTGGGGCTATGTCGCAATGATGGAAGGGCTCATCGCGCGCATGAAGACCGAGGTCGGCAAGCCGCTCACCGTCGTAGCGACGGGCGGTCTCGCGACGCTTTTCCAGGAACAGGCACACCTGTTCGATCGTATCGAGCCCGATCTGACGCTGAACGGGCTGATGCACCTTTATCATCAACGGAAGCCAACAATATGA
- a CDS encoding NADH-quinone oxidoreductase subunit M: MSGLPILSLMLAIPAIAAILCLYAGDRNARVIALAATLIDFALGIVLWANFDIGGAQWQFTERADLFGRFQWALGIDGMALMLIMLSVFLMPLCILASWDAIKQRVGLYMAMFLIMETIMIGVFMAQDLLLFYIFFEAGLIPMYFIIGIWGGANRKYAAFKFFLYTLLGSVLMLIAMIAMIMEAGTTDIPTLLNYDFPAAMQTWLWLAFFASLAVKMPMWPVHTWLPDAHVQAPTAGSMILAGVLLKLGAYGFIRFMMPMFPDASAQLMWVVFGLSMIAVVYTSLVALAQNDMKKLIAYSSVAHMAIVTAGLFAFNQQGIEGALIIMLSHGVVSAALFFCVGVIYDRLHTREIDRYGGLAINMPAYALFFMLFTMASIGLPGTSGFVGEFLSLLGIYEASSVVAFVCTTGIILGAAYMLYLYRRVVFGELTKDDVKAMPDLNPREWAIMAPLAAVALWMGVYPESFLAPMRGDVTTVVARLAPAKPAGDAHLAAGKPKPAAAHGEAAHGSAHAGGVQ, encoded by the coding sequence GTGAGCGGGCTTCCTATCCTGTCGCTGATGCTGGCGATCCCCGCGATCGCCGCCATCCTCTGCCTCTACGCAGGCGACCGCAACGCGCGCGTCATCGCGCTCGCCGCGACCTTGATCGATTTTGCGCTGGGAATCGTGCTCTGGGCGAATTTCGACATCGGCGGCGCGCAGTGGCAGTTCACCGAGCGCGCCGACCTGTTCGGGCGTTTCCAGTGGGCGCTCGGCATCGACGGTATGGCGCTGATGCTGATCATGCTCAGCGTCTTCCTGATGCCGCTCTGCATCCTTGCGAGCTGGGATGCGATCAAGCAACGCGTCGGGCTCTACATGGCGATGTTCCTGATCATGGAAACCATCATGATCGGCGTTTTCATGGCGCAGGACCTGCTGCTCTTTTACATTTTCTTCGAAGCCGGGCTGATCCCGATGTATTTCATCATCGGCATCTGGGGCGGCGCGAACCGCAAATATGCGGCGTTCAAATTCTTCCTCTACACGCTCCTCGGATCGGTGCTGATGCTGATCGCGATGATCGCGATGATCATGGAAGCGGGAACGACCGACATCCCGACGCTGCTGAACTACGACTTCCCGGCTGCGATGCAGACCTGGCTGTGGCTCGCCTTCTTCGCCAGCCTTGCGGTCAAGATGCCGATGTGGCCCGTCCACACCTGGCTTCCCGACGCGCATGTGCAGGCACCGACCGCGGGGTCGATGATCCTCGCGGGCGTGCTGCTGAAGCTCGGCGCCTATGGCTTCATCCGCTTCATGATGCCGATGTTCCCCGATGCATCGGCGCAGCTGATGTGGGTCGTCTTCGGCCTGTCGATGATCGCGGTGGTCTACACCAGCCTCGTCGCGCTGGCGCAGAACGACATGAAGAAGCTGATCGCTTACTCGTCGGTCGCGCATATGGCGATCGTCACCGCGGGTCTCTTCGCCTTCAATCAGCAGGGGATCGAGGGCGCGCTGATCATCATGCTCAGCCATGGCGTCGTCTCCGCCGCGCTCTTCTTCTGCGTCGGCGTGATCTATGACCGGCTCCACACGCGCGAGATCGACCGCTACGGCGGGCTTGCGATCAATATGCCGGCCTATGCGCTCTTCTTCATGCTGTTCACCATGGCGTCGATCGGCCTGCCGGGCACCAGCGGCTTTGTCGGCGAGTTCCTGAGCCTGCTTGGAATCTACGAAGCGTCGAGCGTCGTCGCCTTTGTCTGCACCACCGGCATCATCCTCGGCGCCGCGTATATGCTCTATCTCTATCGCCGCGTCGTGTTCGGCGAACTCACCAAGGACGATGTGAAGGCGATGCCCGACCTCAACCCCCGCGAATGGGCGATCATGGCCCCGCTCGCCGCCGTGGCGCTGTGGATGGGCGTCTATCCCGAAAGCTTCCTCGCGCCGATGCGCGGCGACGTGACGACGGTCGTCGCGCGCCTGGCCCCGGCGAAGCCCGCCGGCGACGCGCACCTTGCCGCCGGCAAGCCGAAGCCGGCTGCCGCGCACGGTGAAGCCGCCCACGGCTCCGCCCATGCGGGAGGCGTCCAATGA
- the nuoN gene encoding NADH-quinone oxidoreductase subunit NuoN, giving the protein MTADLALIWPELILTIGGLVTLMLGTFLGDRQVGIYQLSALLTLAAASAAVVALFGVEATVFSGTLSVDSFGGFAKLLIYAASFVCIVVAPRFFCSGMRAEYPTLILFAALGMGIMASSRDLMTLYVGLELNSLAAYVLASFMRTDERSSEAGLKYFVLGALASGMLLYGISLLYGFSGTTDFAGIAAAMGGELNIGLIFGIVFVLAGLGFKISAVPFHMWTPDVYEGAPTPVTTFFATAPKVAAMALMTRVVIDAMGPAVGAWQQIVIFLALASIILGAVGAIGQKNIKRLLAYSSINNVGFMLIGLAAGTQQGVEGVLTYLLVYMLTTLGAFLVVLQLRDADGNQVESIPALAGLSQRRPGLAAAMAVFLFSLAGIPPLFGFWPKYLVFEAAVNANLVPLAVAGIVASVIGAFYYIAIIKTMYFDDKSDTEFPKGGGAIVEDAVITASALWLSVIGYLFIPVLAVLSASAAAVLF; this is encoded by the coding sequence ATGACCGCCGATCTTGCGCTCATCTGGCCCGAACTGATCTTGACGATCGGCGGGCTCGTCACGCTGATGCTCGGCACCTTCCTCGGCGACAGGCAGGTCGGCATTTACCAGCTGAGCGCGCTGCTCACGCTTGCCGCCGCGTCGGCCGCGGTCGTGGCGCTGTTCGGGGTCGAGGCGACGGTCTTTTCGGGCACGCTCTCGGTAGACAGCTTCGGCGGCTTCGCCAAACTGCTGATCTATGCCGCGAGCTTCGTCTGCATCGTCGTGGCGCCGCGTTTCTTCTGTAGCGGAATGCGCGCCGAATATCCGACTTTGATCCTGTTTGCTGCGCTCGGCATGGGCATCATGGCCTCGTCGCGCGACCTGATGACGCTCTACGTCGGCCTCGAACTCAACAGCCTTGCCGCCTATGTGCTGGCGAGCTTCATGCGCACCGACGAACGGTCGAGCGAAGCGGGACTCAAATATTTCGTCCTCGGCGCGCTGGCGTCGGGCATGCTGCTCTACGGCATTTCTTTGCTCTACGGCTTTTCGGGCACCACCGATTTTGCGGGTATCGCGGCCGCGATGGGCGGCGAGCTCAATATCGGGCTCATCTTCGGCATCGTCTTCGTGCTCGCCGGGCTCGGCTTCAAGATCAGCGCGGTGCCGTTCCACATGTGGACGCCCGACGTCTATGAAGGCGCACCGACGCCGGTAACGACCTTCTTCGCCACCGCACCGAAAGTCGCGGCGATGGCGCTGATGACGCGCGTCGTGATCGACGCGATGGGGCCCGCGGTCGGCGCCTGGCAGCAGATCGTCATCTTCCTAGCGCTCGCGTCGATCATCCTCGGCGCGGTCGGCGCGATCGGGCAGAAGAATATCAAGCGTCTGCTTGCCTATTCGTCGATCAACAATGTGGGCTTCATGCTCATCGGCCTCGCTGCGGGAACACAACAGGGGGTCGAAGGCGTGCTGACCTATCTGCTCGTCTATATGCTGACGACGCTTGGCGCCTTCCTCGTCGTGCTCCAGCTGCGCGACGCCGACGGCAATCAGGTCGAAAGCATTCCGGCGCTCGCCGGCCTGTCGCAGCGCCGCCCCGGGCTCGCCGCGGCGATGGCGGTGTTTCTGTTCAGCCTTGCAGGCATCCCGCCGCTGTTCGGTTTCTGGCCGAAATATCTCGTGTTCGAAGCCGCAGTGAATGCGAACCTCGTGCCGCTGGCGGTTGCGGGTATCGTGGCTTCGGTGATCGGTGCCTTCTATTATATCGCGATCATCAAGACGATGTACTTCGACGACAAGTCCGACACCGAATTTCCGAAGGGCGGCGGCGCGATCGTCGAGGATGCTGTGATCACCGCGAGCGCGCTGTGGCTGTCGGTTATCGGCTATCTCTTCATTCCCGTGCTGGCGGTCCTTTCGGCCAGCGCAGCGGCGGTATTGTTCTGA
- the nuoL gene encoding NADH-quinone oxidoreductase subunit L: MIQAIVFLPLLAALVAGLGQRVIGNVPSKIITTGALFTSCALSWPIFLSFVTGSGEATVTPVLHWVSSGALQFNWELRVDTLTSVMLVVITTVSALVHLYSWGYMEEDPDQPRFFAYLSLFTFAMLMLVTANNLVQMFFGWEGVGLASYLLIGFWYKKPSANAAAIKAFVVNRVGDLGFMLGIFGTFLVFGTVSIPEILAAAPGMAGSTITFMGMRLDTMTILCLLLFIGAMGKSAQLGLHTWLPDAMEGPTPVSALIHAATMVTAGVFMVCRLSPMFETSEVALGVVTFVGAATCLFAATVGTTQWDIKRVIAYSTCSQLGYMFFAAGVGAYGAAMFHLFTHAFFKALLFLGAGSVIHAMHHEQDMRYYGGLRKHIPLTFWAMMMGTLAITGVGIAGVAGFAGFHSKDGILEAAFAAGGGGVIAFWVGIFAALLTSFYSWRLVFLTFYGKPRWDESEHIQHAVHGEHEDPSEDHSADDHAHAHHHHDTHGDGTAGYHPHESPVSMLIPLVVLSIGAVFAGLVFAHPFIYPEEGLAFWKGSIAFDEHLMHAAHEVPTWVKWTPFTVMAIGLFLAWNSYIRNTSLPARFVAQFKLLHQFLYNKWYFDELYNVLFVKPAFWIGRFFWKKGDEGTIDRFGPDGVAALVQGGTRLAVRLQSGYVYGYAFVMLLGLVGLASWAMVNFL; the protein is encoded by the coding sequence GTGATCCAGGCGATCGTTTTCCTGCCGCTCTTGGCGGCGCTTGTCGCGGGCCTCGGCCAGCGCGTGATCGGCAATGTGCCGTCGAAAATCATCACGACGGGCGCGCTATTTACCAGCTGCGCCTTGAGCTGGCCGATCTTCCTGTCGTTTGTGACAGGCAGCGGCGAGGCGACGGTGACGCCGGTGCTGCACTGGGTTTCGTCGGGCGCGCTCCAGTTCAACTGGGAATTGCGCGTCGATACGCTGACCTCGGTGATGCTCGTCGTGATCACGACGGTGTCGGCGCTCGTCCACCTCTATAGCTGGGGCTATATGGAGGAAGACCCGGACCAGCCGCGCTTCTTCGCCTATCTCTCGCTCTTCACCTTCGCGATGCTGATGCTCGTGACCGCGAACAATCTGGTGCAGATGTTCTTTGGCTGGGAAGGCGTCGGTCTCGCATCCTATCTGCTCATCGGTTTCTGGTACAAGAAGCCGAGCGCCAACGCCGCGGCGATCAAGGCGTTCGTCGTGAACCGTGTCGGCGACCTTGGCTTCATGCTCGGCATCTTCGGCACCTTCCTCGTCTTCGGTACCGTCTCGATCCCCGAAATCCTCGCCGCGGCGCCGGGCATGGCGGGCAGCACCATCACCTTCATGGGCATGCGTCTCGACACGATGACGATCCTCTGCCTGCTGCTCTTCATAGGCGCGATGGGCAAATCGGCGCAGCTTGGCCTCCACACCTGGCTTCCCGACGCGATGGAAGGCCCGACCCCGGTGTCGGCGCTGATTCACGCCGCGACGATGGTCACCGCGGGCGTGTTCATGGTGTGCCGCCTGTCGCCGATGTTCGAAACGAGCGAAGTCGCATTGGGCGTCGTGACCTTCGTCGGCGCCGCGACCTGCCTGTTCGCCGCGACGGTCGGCACGACGCAGTGGGACATCAAGCGCGTCATCGCCTATTCGACCTGTTCGCAGCTCGGCTATATGTTCTTTGCCGCGGGCGTCGGCGCCTATGGCGCGGCGATGTTCCACCTGTTCACACACGCCTTTTTCAAGGCGCTGCTGTTCCTCGGTGCCGGTTCGGTGATCCATGCGATGCACCATGAGCAGGACATGCGCTATTATGGCGGCCTCAGAAAGCATATCCCGCTCACCTTCTGGGCGATGATGATGGGCACGCTGGCGATCACCGGCGTCGGTATCGCGGGCGTCGCGGGCTTTGCGGGCTTCCACTCGAAGGATGGCATCCTCGAGGCCGCCTTCGCTGCCGGTGGCGGCGGCGTGATCGCTTTCTGGGTCGGCATCTTTGCCGCGCTGCTCACGAGCTTCTATTCGTGGCGCCTCGTCTTCCTGACCTTCTACGGCAAGCCGCGCTGGGACGAGAGCGAGCATATCCAGCACGCCGTTCACGGCGAGCATGAAGATCCCTCCGAAGATCATTCGGCCGACGATCATGCCCATGCGCATCACCATCATGATACGCACGGCGACGGCACGGCGGGCTATCACCCGCACGAAAGCCCGGTCAGCATGCTTATCCCGCTGGTCGTGCTGTCGATCGGTGCGGTGTTCGCGGGCCTCGTCTTCGCGCACCCCTTCATCTATCCCGAGGAAGGTCTTGCCTTCTGGAAGGGCAGCATCGCGTTCGACGAGCATTTGATGCACGCCGCGCACGAGGTTCCGACCTGGGTGAAGTGGACGCCGTTCACGGTGATGGCGATCGGCCTGTTCCTCGCTTGGAACAGCTATATCCGCAACACCAGCCTGCCGGCGCGCTTCGTGGCGCAGTTCAAGCTGCTCCACCAGTTCCTGTACAACAAATGGTATTTCGACGAGCTCTACAACGTCCTCTTCGTGAAGCCCGCCTTCTGGATCGGCCGCTTCTTCTGGAAGAAAGGTGACGAAGGCACCATCGACCGCTTCGGTCCCGATGGCGTCGCAGCGCTCGTCCAAGGGGGGACCCGTCTCGCGGTCCGGCTGCAATCGGGTTATGTTTATGGATATGCGTTTGTGATGCTGCTTGGTCTTGTCGGCCTCGCCAGCTGGGCCATGGTGAATTTCCTGTGA
- the nuoI gene encoding NADH-quinone oxidoreductase subunit NuoI: MSTIAHLIKSFTLWEFVKAHALTFKYFFKPKATINYPFEKNPLSPRFRGEHALRRYPNGEERCIACKLCEAVCPAQAITIEAEPRDDGSRRTTRYDIDMTKCIYCGFCQEACPVDAIVEGPNFEFATETREELLYDKAKLLANGDKWERAIAANLAADAPYR, from the coding sequence ATGAGTACCATTGCCCACCTCATCAAAAGCTTCACGCTGTGGGAGTTTGTGAAGGCGCACGCCCTCACATTCAAATATTTCTTCAAGCCGAAGGCGACGATCAACTATCCGTTCGAGAAGAACCCGCTGAGCCCGCGTTTCCGCGGCGAGCATGCGCTGCGCCGTTATCCGAACGGCGAGGAACGCTGCATCGCGTGCAAGCTGTGCGAAGCGGTGTGTCCGGCACAGGCGATCACGATCGAGGCGGAGCCGCGCGACGACGGATCCCGCCGCACGACGCGTTACGACATCGACATGACCAAGTGCATCTATTGCGGTTTCTGTCAGGAAGCGTGCCCGGTCGATGCGATCGTCGAGGGGCCGAACTTCGAATTCGCGACCGAAACGCGCGAAGAACTGCTCTATGACAAGGCCAAGCTGCTCGCCAATGGCGACAAATGGGAACGCGCGATCGCGGCGAATCTTGCCGCCGACGCGCCCTATCGATAA
- a CDS encoding biotin--[acetyl-CoA-carboxylase] ligase: MAVGYRLSLHSRAGGPFGQRSGGIVLIPPIERIAQTGSTNADLLARLAGGEHVGEGHWLVADRQTAGRGRLGRAWNDGLGNFMGSTVVRLTAADPSPATLALVVAVALAKVVTIFAPSIPVQLKWPNDLLVDGAKCSGILLERSGDAVVVGVGVNLASAPQLPDRATFSFAGAGIAIDRDRFAEALAVAMVDALWIWRQEGVESIVRAWQPLGHPVGTPLRVSEQGIDGIFDGLASDGALRLRREDGQVMLIHAGDVELQRPVKGGN, from the coding sequence GTGGCTGTCGGTTATCGGCTATCTCTTCATTCCCGTGCTGGCGGTCCTTTCGGCCAGCGCAGCGGCGGTATTGTTCTGATACCGCCGATCGAGCGGATCGCGCAGACAGGTTCGACCAATGCCGACCTGCTGGCGCGGCTGGCAGGCGGCGAGCATGTCGGCGAAGGCCATTGGCTGGTCGCCGACCGCCAGACCGCCGGACGCGGCCGGCTGGGTCGGGCGTGGAATGACGGGCTGGGCAATTTCATGGGCTCGACCGTCGTTCGGCTGACCGCCGCCGATCCGTCGCCCGCGACGCTGGCGCTCGTGGTCGCGGTCGCGCTGGCAAAGGTGGTGACCATCTTCGCGCCGTCGATTCCCGTGCAGCTCAAATGGCCGAACGATCTGCTCGTCGATGGCGCGAAATGTTCGGGAATCCTGCTCGAACGCAGCGGCGATGCGGTCGTGGTGGGGGTTGGGGTCAATCTTGCCTCGGCGCCCCAACTGCCTGACCGCGCGACCTTCTCCTTCGCCGGAGCCGGCATCGCGATCGACCGCGACCGCTTTGCCGAGGCGCTGGCCGTCGCGATGGTCGATGCGCTGTGGATCTGGCGGCAGGAAGGCGTCGAAAGCATCGTGCGCGCCTGGCAGCCCCTCGGCCACCCGGTCGGGACGCCGCTTCGCGTATCCGAACAGGGCATCGACGGGATTTTCGATGGGCTGGCATCCGACGGGGCGCTGCGCTTGCGCCGCGAAGATGGACAGGTCATGCTGATCCACGCGGGCGACGTCGAACTGCAACGACCCGTCAAGGGAGGGAATTGA
- a CDS encoding NADH-quinone oxidoreductase subunit J, which produces MIQLFAFYLFATIVIASAAMVIFARNPVHSVMWLILAFFNAAGLMLLAGAEFIAMLLVIVYVGAVAVLFLFVVMMLDIDFAELRAGFVRYLPLGALVAIILAAELVFAVGAWSAGGVDLAARAAPVVTDKSNIQQIGELLYTKYIFLFEAAGIVLLVAMIGAIVLTHRQRGGVRIQNISAQNRRRPEDATRLVDPGVGQGMEL; this is translated from the coding sequence ATGATCCAACTCTTCGCCTTTTACCTGTTCGCGACCATCGTCATCGCCTCCGCAGCGATGGTGATCTTTGCGCGCAACCCGGTCCACAGCGTCATGTGGCTGATCCTCGCTTTCTTCAACGCGGCGGGACTGATGCTGCTCGCGGGAGCCGAATTCATCGCGATGCTGCTCGTCATCGTCTATGTCGGCGCGGTCGCGGTGCTGTTCCTGTTCGTCGTGATGATGCTCGACATCGATTTCGCCGAGCTTCGCGCCGGTTTCGTGCGCTATCTGCCGCTCGGCGCGCTCGTCGCGATCATCCTCGCGGCTGAACTGGTGTTCGCCGTCGGCGCGTGGAGCGCCGGCGGGGTCGATCTTGCGGCGCGCGCGGCGCCGGTCGTCACCGACAAGAGCAATATCCAGCAGATCGGCGAATTGCTCTACACGAAGTATATCTTCCTGTTCGAGGCGGCGGGCATCGTCCTTCTCGTCGCGATGATCGGCGCGATCGTGCTGACGCACCGCCAGCGTGGCGGCGTTCGCATCCAGAACATTTCGGCGCAGAATCGGCGCCGTCCCGAGGATGCGACGCGCCTCGTCGATCCGGGCGTCGGGCAGGGGATGGAATTGTGA
- a CDS encoding ribonuclease J, producing MTTPGKELLFLALGGSGEIGMNANLYGCDGKWIMADLGVTFGSHDYPGIDIVMPDLEFIEDRKKDLLGIILTHGHEDHIGAIPYLAAELGVPLYANRFTAGLIAHKLAEEGLENEVEIKVVDIDDNFRIGPFGIRLVPLAHSILEMSAVVIDTPYGRVFHTGDWKLDEEPILGVPATAATLTAIGDEGIDVLVCDSTNAFNAEASGSEGALREGLEQAVGAAKGRVVVTTFASNAARLATLGEVAKATGRSLCVAGRSLDRILGVARSVGYLKDFPPTVDFDEAMRLPRDKVMVIATGGQGEPRAALARMAADIHQIKLEAGDTVVFSSKQIPGNEVAIGRIMNQLAAKDVLTVTEKQAHIHVSGHPGQPELAALYGWLRPKLVVPVHGEIRHMHEQARFALEKGVPHALVQENGDLVKLAPGNAKIVERVRAGRLILDGDVILPADGDTINERRKLSLNGHITVAVIFSGKRFVQSAISYRGVPVEDEREGFIDEMREAAEQAATGPAREEDKLREAIRLGVRRVATDWTGKKPVVDVMLVDV from the coding sequence ATGACGACTCCGGGCAAGGAGCTGCTTTTTCTCGCGCTGGGCGGATCGGGCGAGATCGGCATGAACGCCAATCTCTATGGTTGCGACGGCAAATGGATCATGGCCGATCTGGGCGTGACCTTCGGCAGCCACGATTATCCCGGCATCGACATCGTCATGCCCGACCTCGAGTTCATCGAGGACCGCAAGAAGGATCTGCTCGGTATCATACTGACGCACGGGCACGAGGATCATATCGGCGCGATCCCCTATCTCGCCGCCGAGCTTGGCGTGCCGCTTTATGCCAACCGCTTCACCGCGGGGCTGATCGCGCACAAGCTCGCCGAGGAGGGGCTGGAAAATGAAGTCGAGATCAAGGTGGTCGACATCGACGACAATTTCCGGATCGGCCCCTTCGGCATCCGCCTCGTCCCGCTCGCGCACTCGATTCTCGAAATGAGCGCTGTGGTGATCGACACGCCTTACGGCCGTGTCTTCCACACTGGCGACTGGAAGCTCGACGAGGAACCGATCCTCGGCGTACCGGCGACGGCGGCGACGCTGACCGCCATCGGTGACGAAGGCATCGACGTGCTCGTCTGCGATTCGACAAATGCGTTCAACGCCGAAGCGTCGGGCAGCGAAGGGGCGCTTCGCGAAGGATTGGAGCAAGCGGTCGGCGCGGCGAAGGGGAGAGTGGTCGTCACCACCTTTGCATCGAACGCCGCACGGCTCGCGACGCTGGGCGAAGTCGCGAAGGCCACCGGGCGCAGCCTGTGCGTCGCGGGGCGTTCGCTCGACCGCATCCTCGGCGTCGCGCGTTCGGTCGGCTATTTGAAGGATTTCCCGCCTACGGTCGATTTCGACGAGGCGATGCGCCTGCCGCGCGACAAGGTGATGGTGATCGCGACGGGAGGCCAGGGTGAACCGCGCGCCGCGCTCGCGCGCATGGCGGCCGACATCCACCAGATCAAGCTCGAAGCGGGCGACACGGTCGTCTTCTCGTCGAAGCAGATTCCCGGCAACGAGGTCGCGATCGGGCGGATCATGAACCAGCTTGCGGCAAAAGACGTGCTGACAGTGACCGAGAAGCAGGCGCATATCCATGTCAGCGGCCATCCGGGCCAGCCCGAGCTCGCCGCGCTCTACGGTTGGCTTCGGCCGAAGCTTGTCGTGCCGGTGCATGGCGAGATTCGTCATATGCACGAACAGGCGCGCTTCGCACTTGAAAAGGGCGTGCCGCACGCGCTGGTGCAGGAGAATGGCGATCTGGTGAAATTGGCGCCGGGTAACGCGAAGATCGTCGAGCGCGTGCGTGCGGGGCGGCTGATCCTCGACGGCGACGTTATCCTGCCCGCCGACGGCGATACGATCAACGAGCGGCGCAAGCTGTCGCTCAACGGCCATATCACGGTCGCGGTGATTTTTTCTGGCAAACGTTTCGTCCAAAGCGCGATCAGCTATCGCGGCGTGCCGGTCGAGGACGAGCGCGAGGGCTTTATCGATGAGATGCGCGAAGCCGCCGAGCAGGCTGCTACGGGACCCGCACGCGAAGAAGACAAGCTGCGCGAGGCGATCCGGCTGGGCGTTCGCCGCGTCGCAACCGACTGGACGGGCAAGAAGCCTGTCGTCGATGTGATGCTCGTCGACGTTTGA
- the nuoK gene encoding NADH-quinone oxidoreductase subunit NuoK, translating into MISVGHYLAVSAVLFTLGVLGIFINRKNIIVILMAIELILLAVNINLVAFSAALGDLVGQVFSMFVLTVAAGEAAIGLAILVIYFRGRGTIAVDDANRMKG; encoded by the coding sequence GTGATTTCGGTCGGCCATTATCTCGCCGTTTCGGCGGTGCTCTTCACGCTTGGCGTGCTCGGCATCTTCATAAACCGCAAGAATATCATCGTCATCCTGATGGCGATCGAGCTCATCTTGCTGGCGGTGAACATCAACCTCGTCGCGTTCAGCGCGGCGCTGGGTGATCTCGTCGGGCAGGTCTTCTCGATGTTCGTGCTGACCGTCGCCGCGGGTGAGGCCGCGATCGGTCTTGCCATTCTCGTTATCTATTTCCGCGGCCGCGGCACCATTGCCGTCGACGATGCCAACCGGATGAAGGGGTAA
- a CDS encoding DUF1467 family protein, with amino-acid sequence MKWTSALAIFTLFWVFSAFFVLPFHGRRVSDDDELLVPGQDRGAPARFRPGRVMLQMTVAAGVAFVLYYIAYVNGWADPDVLTGRA; translated from the coding sequence ATGAAATGGACGTCCGCACTCGCGATCTTCACGCTATTCTGGGTGTTCAGCGCCTTTTTCGTGCTGCCTTTTCACGGGCGACGGGTGAGCGACGACGATGAGCTGCTGGTGCCTGGACAAGACCGCGGTGCTCCCGCGCGTTTTCGTCCGGGGCGCGTCATGCTGCAGATGACTGTCGCCGCAGGGGTTGCCTTTGTGCTCTATTATATCGCCTATGTGAACGGCTGGGCCGACCCGGACGTGCTGACCGGAAGAGCCTGA